A stretch of Triticum aestivum cultivar Chinese Spring chromosome 1D, IWGSC CS RefSeq v2.1, whole genome shotgun sequence DNA encodes these proteins:
- the LOC123182298 gene encoding 40S ribosomal protein S23: protein MGKTRGMGAGRKLKTHRRNQRWADKAYKKSHLGNEWKKPFAGSSHAKGIVLEKIGIEAKQPNSAIRKCARVQLVKNGKKIAAFVPNDGCLNFIEENDEVLIAGFGRKGHAVGDIPGVRFKVVKVSGVSLLALFKEKKEKPRS from the exons ATGGG TAAGACACGTGGTATGGGAGCCGGGCGCAAGCTCAAGACCCACCGCAGGAACCAGAGGTGGGCTGACAAGGCATACAAGAAGAGCCACTTGGGCAATGAGTGGAAGAAACCCTTTGCTGGATCGTCTCACGCCAAGGGCATTGTCCTGGAGAAGAT TGGTATTGAGGCCAAGCAGCCTAACTCTGCCATCCGTAAGTGTGCTCGTGTCCAGCTGGTGAAGAACGGGAAGAAGATCGCTGCCTTTGTGCCCAATGATGGTTGCCTGAACTTCATCGAGGAGAAC GACGAGGTGCTGATTGCTGGATTCGGTCGTAAGGGTCATGCCGTGGGAGATATTCCCGGTGTCAGGTTCAAGGTTGTCAAGGTATCTGGTGTGTCGCTTCTCGCTCtcttcaaggagaagaaggagaagcccaGGTCTTAG